One Ancylobacter novellus DSM 506 genomic window, CGCGCGGCGTTCCATCGCCCGGAAGGATTTCGCCGCCTTCGTCGGCAAGGCCACGCCCTGGCTCGCCAAGGCCGAGCGCCTGCTTCAGCCGCGCCTCGGCGCGCTGGCGCATCCGCCGGCGGAATATATCGTCGGGCTGGTGTGCTTCGTCCTGTCGGTGGTGCTGGTGCTGCCCATCCCGCTCGGCAACATGCTGCCGGCGCTGGCCATCTGCATCATGGCGCTGGGCATTCTCGAGCGCGACGGGATCTGGATCCTCGTCGGCATGGCGATCGCGCTCACCTCGCTCGGCGTGGTGTCCGGCGTCGTCTGGGCCTTCGTGAAGGCGTCGCTTTTCGTCATCCACAGCGTGCTGGGCTGACGGCCCGGCTCACCCGGTGGCGCGGGCGCTCTCCAGCGCACGGCTGAGCATTTCCAGGCATTCGCGGGCCTGCTCATGGCCGGTCTCGTCGCCACGCAGGCGCAGGGCCAGGTCGCGCAGGTCGCGTATGGCGACGTCGACGGCGGTGAACAGGTCGATGTCGAGCTCGGGCTCGGGCGCCGCGACGCG contains:
- a CDS encoding exopolysaccharide biosynthesis protein — protein: MLSNSPTDENADPAGGLHDASRLSDVLTRIANDPKRDRIAVGDFLRAMQERAFGPLMLIFALPNVLPTPPGTSSVLGAPLVFLAAQLALGRSPWLPPIIARRSIARKDFAAFVGKATPWLAKAERLLQPRLGALAHPPAEYIVGLVCFVLSVVLVLPIPLGNMLPALAICIMALGILERDGIWILVGMAIALTSLGVVSGVVWAFVKASLFVIHSVLG